In Clostridium ljungdahlii DSM 13528, the genomic window AATAAGAATTACATTTAGTCTATCCTTGTGTCCCCAAGTTGGATTTCTCGTTTCATCTTTCGCATATAACTTTATATTCAATTCGTTGCTGATTGAATTTAAATATGTAAGAGGTGTATTCCCTTCATTTAAAGAAACTAAATTTGTACCGGCCTTAAATGGTAGAACAGGAATATATTTTTCGATTCCTTTACCAGAAAAAATATTATTAAATTCCTGCTTTGTTCCATTAGTTTTAGGGAGATCATAAATAGGTGTTATATTAGAAACAAAAGAGTCAGTTTTACAGAATGGGCATCCCTCAAATATTGATTCATCTTCAAAAATGTGCCCGCAATTTAAGCACTTTGATTTTCCTGTATACATAAAAATTCCTCCTAAGTATAATAATGATATAGCCACTAAGGACTATTCTTTTCTTAATAAATTTCTAAAATAAATAACGGAAGAAGGATTTCTTCCTTTAATCAGATGTTATTTGTATAATTTAATATGTCTGACGGTTCATGATAGACTCCATACTTTTCATAAAGTATAATCTTCAAGGTGAACTTCGAATGGTATTTTCCTAATATTCGAAAAGCTTTTCAAAAATTGCTGAAAAAGTCATTCACTCCATGGCCTTAATCAGTATTAGTAAAAGTAACGATGGTTCTACCAAAAATTCTATACTTCGAGACTACTATCTTTTAAAATGTAAGAGCAAGCCTAAAATGGTGGCTCCTAGAGCTGTTATCCATAAAGTTTGCTATATTGTATTTGCCATTCTCTGTGATGAAAAAGCATTTGAAATCATCACCCCAGAAGAACACCAAAGGAATTATCGCAAAGCGAAATATGGCTTCGCTGCTTAGTATAATTCCATAAAAATAACTTTTTTGATAGTTAGTCAAAAGGCTTATTAAAGTTACCCTTTTTTAGGCTCATAAAAACAACAATTATTTTTTATTGACATTTGTTAGTTGGACTTGATATTTTCTATACCTACTTTCTAGCAATTGCCTCTATCTCTATACGTGCTCCCTTCGGAAGTGCTGCTACTTGAACACAAGATCGTGCTGGCGATACATTTTCAAAAAATGTAGCGTATTCTTCATTCACTTCTGCAAAATCATTTAAATCTGCTACAAAAATAGTGGTTTTTACGATTTTATTTATATCACTTTGGGCTTCTTTTAAAATAGCTGAAATATTGTCCATGCATTGTCTTGTCATATCCCTAATATTACCTTCTAATAAATTCCCCGTTGTTGGATTAATTGGAAGTTGTCCAGATACGAAAATTAAATCTCCATGGATGATCCCCTGTGAATAAGGTCCAATTGCTGCTGGTGCGTTCTTTGTTATGATATTATTCATGATATTCCTCCTCTTTATTTAACTATTGTTTAGTTTATGATATATCACTCACTAAAAAAATAGAGCAATATCCATGCCAATAGATATTGCTCTATTTTTTATGTATTTTGCAAAGTATTTTCTAAAAAAGCCCTTCGAAGGTCTCAATTTAAGAACTTTAAATCTTAACTTGAGAATTAGTTCGCATTTTGAGATTTTATATTATATTCTTTAAGTTTTCTATATAATGTGGCTCTACTGATACCTAATGCTTTTGCAGCATCAGTCTTTCCTTCTTTTATATGTCCATATTTGGCTAATACTTTCTCTATTTCTCTCTTTTCTAAATCTTTAATAGTCATGACTTCTTCATTTTCCAGCACATGTTCATTTGATTTATTTATCTCAGTAGCTTTTTTTGAATTTTTTATAATTTCATACATTTACCTCCTTTGTATCACGGAATTGTTAAGGTTTTTTCTTTCCCCCTTCACAACATAACTTCCATAAGAGATGGTGTTTGATGCATTTTTTCACGGATAATTGTTAAATTTTGGAAAATAAAAAAAGCACACAATCAGATTGCTTCACCTGTTCATGTGCGGTTGCTTAATTATTTCTTTAATGTGTTATAAAAACATGCTTCGTACTCATTTTACTTATTGTTATATATTGAATGTTTACCAAAATAGGATGTTTGAATTTATCTTAAACAGAAATGAGCAAAATAACTTTGTGAAAAACACATTTTGAATTACCTGCTGATTTAATTAGAAATTGTTTTTTATCTTAATCACTTTTCCATCTTTAATGTAAACCCTAGGAACTCTTCTCCCAATTAAGCACATAACTTCATTGTTGTTTGTGCCTATGAGTTTAGCTATGTCATCTGCATCGATCTTTAGCTCTCCTTGACTTCCCATGAGTATTACTTCATCTCCCAGTTTAACATCTCCTATATCTGTTAGATCCACCATGCACTGATCCATACATATATTTCCAACAACCGGTGCAAATTTCCCGTTTATTATTACTTTGGCCTTTCCTGAAAGCATCCTCGAATAACCATCAGCATAACCCACACCTAAAGTCCCTATTATGCTTTTCCTCTCGGTTCTGAACTTCCTTCCGTAGCCAATATACTGTCCTGCCTCAAGTTCCTTGAGAAATAGTATATTTGCTTTCCAAGTCATGGCAGGCTTTATTGGAATTACTTCTCTCTTTACATCATCAGATGAGCAACCATAGATGATTGTCCCCGGTCTGACACCATCAAGATAAGTCTCGGGTAAATTCCATATGGCAGAACTATTGGCAATATGCTTTAACTTTATGTATAATCCTTTTTCCTCCATTTTATTTATGAACCATTGGAATTTTTCAAACTGCTTGTACGAATACTCTTTGTTAGCTTCACCCGCACTACTAAAATGTGAAAAGATACTTTCGATGAAAATATTGGGAAGCTTACTTATCATAACAGCTTCATCCACTGCCTTTTCCGTTGTCAAGAATCCTATTCTTCCCAACCCTGTATCTACTTTAAGGTGTATCCTGACAGTCTTGTTTAATGCTGCTGCAGATTCTGAAAGCGCTTTTGCGTAATCATAATCAGACACTACTGGTTCAAGTTCATATTCAAGAAGCTCTCTGAATAAATTTGGTGGTGTTATACCCAGCACATTAATCTGGCAGGTCACTCCAGCTTTTCTTAGTTCAATCCCCTCGCTCACAAGTGCAACTGCAAGCCTTGTTGCCCCATTTTCCAAGAGAACAGGCGCTACATCAATCGCACCATGCCCATATGCGTCAGCTTTTACGACACCAAATATTTCCTTGTCCTTACACACATCTCTGATACTTCTCATATTGCTAGCTATTATACTTAGATCAACTTCCACCCATACAGGTCTATGATTAGTCAACATATAAATTATACCCCCCTCATTATTGTTAAATTATATCTATGCAAAATCCTTTAAATCTGCTACAAAAATAGTGGTTTTTATGATCTTATTTATATCACTTTGGGCTTATTTTAAAATAGCTGAAATATTGTCCATGCATTGTCTTGTCATATCCCTAATATTACCTTCTAATAAATTCCCCGTTGTTGGATTAATTGGAAGTTGTCCAGATACGAAAATTAAATCTCCACAGATAATCCCCTGTGAATAAGATCTAATTGCTGCTGGTGCGTTCTTTGTTATGATATTATTCATGATATTCCTCCTTTTTATTTAACTATTGCTTAGTTTATGATATATCATTCACTAAAAAATAGAGCAATATCTATACCAATAGATATTGCTCTATTCTTTATGCCTTTCGCAAAGTATTTTCTAAAAAAGACCTTCGAAGGTCTCAATTTAAGAACTTTAAATCTCAACTTAAGAATTAGTTCGCATTTTGAGACTTTATATTATATTCTTTAAGTTTTCTATATAATGTGGCTCTACTGATACCTAATGCTTTTGCAGCATCAGTCTTTCCTTCTTTTGTATGTCCATATTTGGCTAATGCTTTCTTTATTTCTCTCTTTTCCAAATCTTTAATAGTCATGACTTCTTCATTTTCCAGTACATGTTCATTTAATTTATTTACCTCAGTAGCTTTTTTTGAATTTTTTATATTTTCATTACCATTGACTTGTATTTTCCCTTTGACATC contains:
- a CDS encoding RidA family protein produces the protein MNNIITKNAPAAIGPYSQGIIHGDLIFVSGQLPINPTTGNLLEGNIRDMTRQCMDNISAILKEAQSDINKIVKTTIFVADLNDFAEVNEEYATFFENVSPARSCVQVAALPKGARIEIEAIARK
- a CDS encoding Rid family hydrolase; the protein is MNNIITKNAPAAIRSYSQGIICGDLIFVSGQLPINPTTGNLLEGNIRDMTRQCMDNISAILK
- a CDS encoding helix-turn-helix domain-containing protein; the protein is MYEIIKNSKKATEINKSNEHVLENEEVMTIKDLEKREIEKVLAKYGHIKEGKTDAAKALGISRATLYRKLKEYNIKSQNAN
- the alr gene encoding alanine racemase: MLTNHRPVWVEVDLSIIASNMRSIRDVCKDKEIFGVVKADAYGHGAIDVAPVLLENGATRLAVALVSEGIELRKAGVTCQINVLGITPPNLFRELLEYELEPVVSDYDYAKALSESAAALNKTVRIHLKVDTGLGRIGFLTTEKAVDEAVMISKLPNIFIESIFSHFSSAGEANKEYSYKQFEKFQWFINKMEEKGLYIKLKHIANSSAIWNLPETYLDGVRPGTIIYGCSSDDVKREVIPIKPAMTWKANILFLKELEAGQYIGYGRKFRTERKSIIGTLGVGYADGYSRMLSGKAKVIINGKFAPVVGNICMDQCMVDLTDIGDVKLGDEVILMGSQGELKIDADDIAKLIGTNNNEVMCLIGRRVPRVYIKDGKVIKIKNNF